GCAAACACCTCACGGGTGTCGGTATTCGGTGCAAAGCGCTGGTCGAGATAAAAACTCAGCCGCTCCGGAATCAGGCGAACGTCGAGAAAGGCGACCGCCTCACTGACGTCGAGGGTGTTGCTTTCCAAGCGCCCGCGAAAGGCGGTGTTGTTGGCCACGCGCCCGCTGGCGTCGGCCTCATCTTGCAGTACCGCCAAGTTACCCAGGCGCACGTTGGCGCCGATGCCGACGTACTTGTTGATCTCGCCCGTAAACGTATCGGCCGGCGTCGCCCACGCGCTCATGAAGTCCGGGTAGTGCAGCAACTGGCGCGCATGGGTGGCAACGATGTCAGTACGCTTCCCACCACCGGTGATATTGGTGTGGCAGCCGCCGCAGTTGTAGCCCTCGCGCACGGCCAGATAAGGCTCGGCCAACGCGGTACCAGCCAGCCCCGCCGACAACGCAAACAGCAACGCCGCCCCTGCCAACACCGCTTTGCCGCGAGAGGCTCGAACAGCTGCACTGACATCCACCATGCGACCTCCCCCTTGCAGCAGGAAAGCTGCGCGCTCAGCCAAGTGAGAGGAAGGCCTGCCGCGCCAGTTCGTGGGTAAACGAAGGGAAGACGCCGAGCAGCAACGTGCCGATGACGGTCAGGATCACCGTAGCAACAAGATAGGGCCTCGTAGTCACCTCAGCCACGGCGGCGCCGCCTTCGACCATGTACATCTTCACCAGCACGCCGGCGTAGTAGTACATCGACACCACGCTGTTGAGCACGCCGATCACCGCCAGGCCGATGTAGCCGGCCTTCACCGCAGCGGCGAAGAGGTAGAACTTGCCGGCAAACCCCGCCAGCGGCGGCAACCCCGCCAGCGAGAGCATGAACACCGACATCGCAAAGCCGAGGAAGGGGTGGCGAAAGCCGACGCCGGCGTAGTCGTCGAGCTGCTCGTTGGCCGCCCCGCGCTGGCCCAGGGCGATAACCACGGCGAAAGCCCCCAAGTTCATCAGCGCGTACACCACCAGATAAAACAGCACCGCGCCGCCGCCGCCATCACGGGCCGCGATCAGACCGAGCACCAGATAACCGGCGTGCGCGATGCTGGAATAGGCCAGCATGCGCTTGATGTTCTGTTGCAGCAGCGCGATGACGTTACCGGCGGTCATCGTCAACACCGCCAGCACCCACAACACCGGCGCCCACTCGGCCGTCAGTGCTCCGAGGGCCTGCACGAACACGCGCACGAAGGCGGCAAATGCCGCGGCTTTCACGCCCACCGCCATCAGCGCAGTGATCGAGGTCGGCGCGCCTTCGTAGACATCGGGCGTCCAGACATGGAACGGCACCGCCGCCACCTTGAAACCGAAGCCGATCAACAGCAGCGCCATGCCCGCCAGCAACAGCAGCCGCTGCTCGCCGCCGACCTTGAGCACCTGCGCGCTGATACCCGCCAGCGCGGTGGTACCGGTGGCGCCGTACAACAAGGCGATGCCGAAGAGCAAAAAACCGGTGGCAAAGGCTCCGAGCAGGAAGTACTTGAGCGCAGCCTCGGTCGAGCGCTGCTGCTGGCGCCAGATCCCGGCCAGCACGTAGACCGCAATCGACATCACCTCCAGACCGAGGAAGATCACGATCAGATCCGCGGCCGCCGCCATCAACACCATCCCCAGCGTCGCGAACACGATCAAGGAGTAGTAGTCGCCCACTCTGATATCGGTGAACTCGAGGTAGTTCATCGACATCAGCAGCGTCAGACCGGCGGCCAGGCAAAAGACCAGGTTGAAGAACAGCGCGTAGCGGTCGAGCACCAGGGTGCCACCGAAGCCGCCCTCGTGCTGGTTCCACAAAGTCACAGAGGCAATCAAGGCGACGACCAGTCCGGCAATCCCTAGCCAGCCGAGCCCGTCGCGGTCCGGCCCCTCCATCCACAGGTCGGCCACCATCACCAGCAAGGCCGTGCCGGTGAGCAGCAGGGCCGGAAGCAACACCAGCCAGGGAATCGGGACCGCAGCGATCATAGGCTCACCGGACAGGTTGGTGCAGGGCGAGAGTGCCCGCGCTCTGTGCCACCAGGGTTTCGCTCGCGCGGTGATCGGCCACCTGCTTCTCGATTCGCGCCAAGTAGGCATTCACCGCCGGTTCCATGCGGCGCAAGAACGGCTGCGGGTACACGCCCATCACCACGATCATGACCAAGATCGGCGCCAGCACCGCCCGCTCGAGACGGCTCATGTCGGTCAACCGCTGGTTGGCGGGATTGCTGAGCGGGCCGAACATCACGCGCTGGAACATCCACAGCATGTAGACCGCGCCCAACACCACCCCGCTAGTGGCGAGCGCGCCGAGCGCGGGGTGCGCATTGAAGGCGCCCAGCAGTATCAGAAACTCGCCGACGAAGCCGTTGAGCCCCGGCAGGCCCACCGACGACAGCATCACGATCAGGAAGCAGACGGCATACACCGGCAGCTGCTGCCACAAGCCGCCGAACTCGCTGATCAGTCGCGTGTGCCGGCGCTCGTAGATCACTCCGACGAGCAGGAACAGCGCGCCGGTCGACAGACCGTGGTTGAGCATCTGGTAGATGCCGCCCATGACCCCCTGGTGGTTGAAGGCGAAGAGCCCCAGCATCACGAATCCGAGATGGCTCACCGACGAGTAGGCGACCAGTTTCTTTAGATCCGGCTGCACCATCGCCACCAGCGCACCGTAGATGATGCCGATGACCGCGAGCACCATCATCAACGGCACCGCCTGCGCCGCCGCCACCGGGAACAGCGGAATCGCCAGGCGCAGGAAGCCGTAGGTGCCCAACTTCAGCAGGATACCGGCAAGGATCACCGAGCCGCCGGTGGGAGCCTCGACGTGGGCGTCGGGCAACCAGGTGTGCAGCGGGAACATCGGCACCTTGATGGCAAACGCCAGGGCGAAGGCCGCGAACAGCCAGCGTTGCTGCGCCAGCGGCAGACTCAGATCATAGAGCCGTAGCATGTCGAAGCTGAGCTGCCCGCTCTGCTGGGCGTGGGCCGAGGCCAGATAGAGGATCGCCACCAGCATCAACAGGCTGCCGGTCATGGTGAAGAGCACGAACTTGATCGCCGCGTAAATCCGCCGCGGCCCGCCCCAGACGCCGATCAGAAAGTACATCGGGATCAGCATCACTTCCCAGAACACGTAGAACAGGAAGAGATCGAGCGCCACGAAGGCGCCGAGCATGCCGGTCTCCAGCGCCAGCATGAAGAACATGTACTCCTTCACCCGCTTGTGCACGTCGCCCCAGCCCGCCACAATCACCAGCGGTGTCAGGAAGGTGGTCAGCAGCACCAGCCACAGGCTGATACCGTCAATGCCGACCTGGTAGCGGATGTTGAACTGCGGAATCCAGGCCGCCGACTCGACGAACTGCATGCCCGCCTCGGCCGCGTCGAACCCCGCCAGCAGCCGCAGCGACAGCCCGAGCGGCAGCAGCGACAACACAAATGCGGCCCGGCGGATCGCCGGCAGATTGTCGCGCTGCATGAGCAGCACGAACAAGCCCCCGAGCAGCGGGGTGAAGACGATGAGACTCAGCATCAAGCCCTCCCCTCCCTCACCACCAGGCGTA
The DNA window shown above is from Deltaproteobacteria bacterium and carries:
- a CDS encoding NADH-quinone oxidoreductase subunit N; translation: MIAAVPIPWLVLLPALLLTGTALLVMVADLWMEGPDRDGLGWLGIAGLVVALIASVTLWNQHEGGFGGTLVLDRYALFFNLVFCLAAGLTLLMSMNYLEFTDIRVGDYYSLIVFATLGMVLMAAAADLIVIFLGLEVMSIAVYVLAGIWRQQQRSTEAALKYFLLGAFATGFLLFGIALLYGATGTTALAGISAQVLKVGGEQRLLLLAGMALLLIGFGFKVAAVPFHVWTPDVYEGAPTSITALMAVGVKAAAFAAFVRVFVQALGALTAEWAPVLWVLAVLTMTAGNVIALLQQNIKRMLAYSSIAHAGYLVLGLIAARDGGGGAVLFYLVVYALMNLGAFAVVIALGQRGAANEQLDDYAGVGFRHPFLGFAMSVFMLSLAGLPPLAGFAGKFYLFAAAVKAGYIGLAVIGVLNSVVSMYYYAGVLVKMYMVEGGAAVAEVTTRPYLVATVILTVIGTLLLGVFPSFTHELARQAFLSLG
- a CDS encoding NADH-quinone oxidoreductase subunit M, encoding MLSLIVFTPLLGGLFVLLMQRDNLPAIRRAAFVLSLLPLGLSLRLLAGFDAAEAGMQFVESAAWIPQFNIRYQVGIDGISLWLVLLTTFLTPLVIVAGWGDVHKRVKEYMFFMLALETGMLGAFVALDLFLFYVFWEVMLIPMYFLIGVWGGPRRIYAAIKFVLFTMTGSLLMLVAILYLASAHAQQSGQLSFDMLRLYDLSLPLAQQRWLFAAFALAFAIKVPMFPLHTWLPDAHVEAPTGGSVILAGILLKLGTYGFLRLAIPLFPVAAAQAVPLMMVLAVIGIIYGALVAMVQPDLKKLVAYSSVSHLGFVMLGLFAFNHQGVMGGIYQMLNHGLSTGALFLLVGVIYERRHTRLISEFGGLWQQLPVYAVCFLIVMLSSVGLPGLNGFVGEFLILLGAFNAHPALGALATSGVVLGAVYMLWMFQRVMFGPLSNPANQRLTDMSRLERAVLAPILVMIVVMGVYPQPFLRRMEPAVNAYLARIEKQVADHRASETLVAQSAGTLALHQPVR